A single region of the Salvia splendens isolate huo1 chromosome 18, SspV2, whole genome shotgun sequence genome encodes:
- the LOC121777241 gene encoding casein kinase 1-like protein 10, translating to MDHVIGGKFKLGRKIGSGSFGELYLGVNIQTGEEVAVKLESVKTKHPQLHYESKLYMLLQGGTGIPHLKWFGVEGEYNAMAIDLLGPSLEDLFNYCNRKFSLKTVLMLADQLINRVEYMHSRGFLHRDIKPDNFLMGLGRKANQVYIIDYGLAKKYRDLQTHKHIPYRENKNLTGTARYASVNTHLGVEQSRRDDLESLGYVLMYFLRGSLPWQGLKAGTKKQKYDRISEKKMLTPVEVLCKSYSSEFISYFHYCRSLRFEDKPDYSYLKRLFRDLFIREGYQFDYVFDWTILKYPQVSSSSKTRHPTGKVPLNLGQPAERAEKTPVKHDIRDRLSGAMEAFGRRNGSGAGLHGENSRNRSDEVPPSKDVKIDSERGRLSRTGSSSKRAVVSSSRPSSSGEPSDNRHSRLGSGSGRISTTQRLQPGFESKSSSFTRAAARGIRDETLRSFELLTIGSGKKK from the exons ATGGATCATGTCATCGGAGGGAAGTTTAAGCTGGGAAGAAAGATTGGCAGCGGATCTTTTGGAGAGCTTTACTTAG GAGTAAATATTCAAACTGGAGAAGAAGTTGCTGTGAAGCTG GAATCGGTTAAGACTAAGCACCCTCAGCTTCACTATGAATCAAAGTTGTACATGCTTCTTCAGGGGGGAA CTGGGATTCCCCACCTTAAATGGTTTGGAGTTGAAGGAGAGTACAATGCTATGGCTATCGACCTTCTTGGCCCAAGCTTGGAGGATTTGTTTAACTACTGCAACAGGAAGTTCTCATTGAAAACAGTTCTTATGCTAGCAGATCAATTA ATAAATAGAGTTGAATACATGCACTCTAGAGGTTTTCTTCATCGTGATATAAAGCCTGATAACTTCTTAATGGGGTTGGGACGCAAAGCCAACCAA GTGTACATCATTGACTATGGGCTTGCTAAGAAATACCGAGATCTACAGACTCACAAGCATATACCTTACAG AGAAAACAAGAACCTCACTGGCACAGCTCGTTATGCTAGTGTTAACACCCATCTTGGAGTTG AACAAAGCAGAAGGGATGATTTAGAATCTCTTGGTTATGTCCTCATGTATTTTCTAAGAGGAAG CCTTCCTTGGCAGGGACTAAAAGCTGGCACAAAAAAGCAGAAGTATGATAGAATCAGCGAGAAAAAGATGCTTACTCCAGTAGAA GTGCTTTGTAAATCTTATTCATCAGAGTTCATTTCATATTTCCATTATTGTCGGTCATTGCGATTTGAAGACAAGCCTGATTATTCTTACTTGAAGAGACTTTTCCGAGACCTCTTTATTCGAGAAG GTTACCAATTTGATTATGTATTTGATTGGACAATACTGAAGTATCCACAAGTCAGCTCCAGTTCTAAAACGAGG CACCCTACAGGAAAAGTCCCTTTAAACCTAGGACAGCCTGCAGAAAGAGCTGAGAAGACACCAG TGAAGCACGATATACGGGACAGATTATCTGGTGCAATGGAGGCATTTGGCAGAAGAAATGGTTCTGGTGCAGGCTTGCATGGAGAAAACTCGAGAAACAGATCCGATGAAGTACCACCATCCAAAGACGTG AAAATTGATTCGGAAAGAGGTCGGCTTTCTCGGACCGGCAGTAGCTCAAAGAGGGCAGTCGTATCAAGCAGCAGGCCCAGCTCCTCTGGTGAACCTAGTGACAATCGTCATAGTCGGCTCGGGTCAGGCAGTGGTCGTATATCAACCACTCAGAGATTACAACCTGGATTTGAGTCCAAGTCCTCCTCTTTCACTCGTGCTGCTGCAAGAGGCATCCGAGATGAAACTCTCCGCAGCTTTGAGCTGCTGACAATTGGCAGTGGGAAAAAGAAGTAA